From the genome of Mycteria americana isolate JAX WOST 10 ecotype Jacksonville Zoo and Gardens unplaced genomic scaffold, USCA_MyAme_1.0 Scaffold_216, whole genome shotgun sequence, one region includes:
- the LOC142403364 gene encoding lutropin subunit beta-like, translating to MMGGAQVLVLVTLMGTPMSLGTPIAMGGPVAVGDPMAVGSPMAVGTPMVVGGPMAVGGPGRPPCRPINVTVAVEKDECPQCLAVTTTACGGYCRTREPVYRSPLGAPSQAACTYFGVRYERWLLGGCPPGTDPGVTVPVALGCRCGRCPMATADCTVAGLGPAFCGAPGGFGGQ from the exons ATGATGGGGGGTGCGCAG gtgctggtgctggtgacATTGATGGGGACCCCCATGTCCTTGGGGACCCCCATAGCCATGGGGGGCCCCGTAGCAGTGGGAGaccccatggctgtggggagccccatggctgtggggacCCCCATGGTTGTGGGGGGCCCCATGGCTGTGGGGGGTCCTGGCCGCCCCCCGTGTCGCCCCATCAACGTGACGGTGGCCGTGGAGAAGGACGAGTGTCCCCAGTGCCTGGCCGTGACCACCACGGCGTGTGGGGGGTACTGCCGCACGCGG gagccggTGTACCGCAGCCCCCTGGGCGCCCCGTCTCAGGCAGCCTGTACCTATTTTGGGGTGCGCTACGAGCggtggctgctggggggctgcccccccggGACCGACCCCGGCGTCACCGTCCCGGTGGCCCTGGGCTGCCGCTGCGGCCGCTGCCCCATGGCCACGGCCGACTGCACCGTCGCCGGATTGGGCCCCGCCTTCtgcggagccccgggggggtTCGGGGGGCAATAA
- the LOC142403365 gene encoding lutropin subunit beta-like, with protein MGTPMSLGTPIAVGEPIVVGSPMAVGSPMAVGTPMVVGGPMAVGGPGRPPCRPINVTVAVEKDECPQCLAVTTTACGGYCRTREPVYRSPLGAPSQAACTYFGVRYERWLLGGCPPGTDPGVTVPVALGCRCGRCPVATADCTVAGLGPAFCGAPGGFGGQ; from the exons ATGGGGACCCCCATGTCCTTGGGGACCCCCATAGCAGTGGGAGAGCCCATAGTTGTGGGgagccccatggctgtggggagccccatggctgtggggacCCCCATGGTTGTGGGGGGCCCCATGGCTGTGGGGGGTCCTGGCCGCCCCCCGTGTCGTCCCATCAACGTGACGGTGGCCGTGGAGAAGGACGAGTGTCCCCAGTGCCTGGCCGTGACCACCACGGCGTGTGGGGGGTACTGCCGCACGCGG gagccggTGTACCGCAGCCCCCTGGGCGCCCCGTCTCAGGCAGCCTGTACCTATTTTGGGGTGCGCTACGAGCggtggctgctggggggctgcccccccggGACCGACCCCGGCGTCACCGTCCCGGTGGCCCTGGGCTGCCGCTGCGGCCGCTGCCCCGTGGCCACGGCCGACTGCACCGTCGCCGGATTGGGCCCCGCCTTCtgcggagccccgggggggtTCGGGGGGCAATAA